The Lucilia cuprina isolate Lc7/37 chromosome 5, ASM2204524v1, whole genome shotgun sequence genome includes a window with the following:
- the LOC111683332 gene encoding ras-related protein Rab-43, giving the protein MTARNPQTLMALPSDESFDFLFKVVLIGDAGTGKTCIVERFKTGNFIERHGNTIGVDFSMKTINIEGKLVKLQIWDTAGQERFRTITQSYYRSANGVILVYDITSRESFSNLQKWIEEVRRYTASSVMLIVVGNKCDLEDEREVEFEEAQQMCQYIPEVLLVMETSAKENRNVDDAFVTLASELKRRIDTSIRQEENADDEAIKLGHSKPLRQCSSSCNLT; this is encoded by the exons ATGACAGCACGCAATCCTCAAACTTTAATGGCTCTGCCGAGCGATGAAAGTtttgattttctatttaaagttgTTCTAATTGGTGATGCTGGCACTGGCAAAACCTGCATAGTGGAACGTTTTAAAACGGGCAATTTTATAGAACGTCATGGTAATACTATTGGTGTGGATTTCTCCATGAAAACCATTAACATAGAAGGAAAGTTGGTTAAG TTACAAATTTGGGACACTGCTGGTCAGGAACGTTTTCGTACAATAACCCAAAGTTATTATCGTTCCGCAAATGGTGTAATTTTAG tttacgACATCACCAGTCGAGAATCCTTTAGTAATCTTCAAAAGTGGATAGAAGAGGTACGTCGCTACACTGCCTCCAGCGTTATGTTAATAGTTGTAGGCAATAAATGTGATTTGGAGGACGAACGTGAAGTGGAATTCGAAGAAGCTCAACAAATGTGCCAGTATATACCGGAAGTGTTGTTAGTAATGGAAACCTCAGCCAAGGAGAATCGTAATGTAGATGATGCTTTTGTAACATTGGCCAGTGAATTGAAACGACGTATAGATACCAGTATAAGGCAAGAAGAGAATGCCGATGATGAGGCCATTAAATTGGGTCACAGTAAACCTTTGAGACAGTGCAGTAGTTCTTGCAATTTAACGTAA
- the LOC124420246 gene encoding GTP-binding protein ypt2-like — protein MLINLYSNFMKTSPLTYYFLAFFLKVYDITSRESFSNLQKWIEEVRRYTASSVMLIVVGNKCDLEDEREVEFEEAQQMCQYIPEVLLVMETSAKENRNVDDAFVTLASELKRRIDTSIRQEENADDEAIKLGHSKPLRQCSSSCNLT, from the exons atgttaataaatttgtattccAATTTTATG AAGACTTCTCCTTTAACATACTATTTTCttgcattttttcttaaagtttacgACATCACCAGTCGAGAATCCTTTAGTAATCTTCAAAAGTGGATAGAAGAGGTACGTCGCTACACTGCCTCCAGCGTTATGTTAATAGTTGTAGGCAATAAATGTGATTTGGAGGACGAACGTGAAGTGGAATTCGAAGAAGCTCAACAAATGTGCCAGTATATACCGGAAGTGTTGTTAGTAATGGAAACCTCAGCCAAGGAGAATCGTAATGTAGATGATGCTTTTGTAACATTGGCCAGTGAATTGAAACGACGTATAGATACCAGTATAAGGCAAGAAGAGAATGCCGATGATGAGGCCATTAAATTGGGTCACAGTAAACCTTTGAGACAGTGCAGTAGTTCTTGCAATTTAACGTAA